A genomic stretch from Tamandua tetradactyla isolate mTamTet1 chromosome 15, mTamTet1.pri, whole genome shotgun sequence includes:
- the LOC143656802 gene encoding diphthamide biosynthesis protein 3-like, with protein MKNKAAGVTVAVFHGELEIKDFQYDEDLETYFYPCPCGDNFATTKEDLENGEDVATCPSCSLIRRVIYNKGQSVCGKTIPAPSTNKELVKC; from the exons ATGAAGAATAAAGCTGCTGGTG TGACAGTGGCGGTGTTTCACGGCGAGCTGGAGATCAAGGACTTCCAGTATGATGAAGACTTGGAGACGTATTTCTACCCCTGCCCATGTGGGGATAACTTCGCCACCACCAAGGAAGATTTGGAGAATGGGGAAGACGTGGCAACATGCCCTAGCTGCTCTCTCATTAGAAGAGTGATCTATAACAAAGGTCAGTCTGTGTGTGGAAAAACAATCCCAGCGCCTTCCACCAACAAAGAATTAGTTAAATGCTGA